The Triticum aestivum cultivar Chinese Spring chromosome 5A, IWGSC CS RefSeq v2.1, whole genome shotgun sequence genomic sequence cactgaatataataagtttgattccttgcaatagttttgcagtataaagatggtgacattagagtcatgctagtgggtagttgtgtattagtagaaatacttgtgttgaggtttgtgattcccgtagcatgcacgtatggtgaactattatgtaacgaagttggagcatgaggtatttattgattgtcttccttatgagtggcggtcggggactagcgatggtcttttcctaccaatctaccccctaggggcatgtgtagtagtactttgcttcgagggataataaacttttgcaataagtatgtgagttctttatgactaatgttgagtccatggattatacgcactctcacccttccaccattgctagcctctctagtatcgcgcaatttttgccggtaccataaacccatcatataccttcctcaaaacagccaccatacctacctattatggcatttccatagccattccaagtatattgccatgcaactttcatcatcatcatatacatgacttgagcattcattgtcatattgctttgcatgatcataagatagctagcatgatgttttcatggcttgtccgttatttgatgtcattgctacgctagatcattgcacatcccggtacaccgccggaggcattcatatagagtcatatctttgttctagatatcgagttgtaatattgagttgtaagtaaataaaagtgtgatgatcatcattattagaacattgtcccatgtgaggttctCAAAATAAATGTGgtcaaagaagcccccccccccaaaaaaaagagagaggccaaagaagcctacaaaaaaatgatgagagaaaaatagagaaggggcaatgttactatccttttaccacagttgtgcttcaaagtagcaccatgttcttcatatagagagtttcttgagttatcactttcatatactagtgggaatttttattatagaacttggcttgtgtattccaacgatgggcttcctcaaatgccctaggtcttcatgagcaagcaagttggatgcacacccacttattttcagtttgagctttcatatacttatagctctagtgcacccgttgcatggcaatccctactcactcacattgatatctattgatggacatcttcatagcccgttgatacgcctagttgatgtgagactatcttctcctttttgtcttctccacaaccaccattctattccacctatagtgctatgtccatggctcacgctcatgtactgcgtgaaggttgaaaatgctgaagcgcattaaaaagtatgaaccaattgctcagcttgtcatcggggttgtgcatgatgtgaatattttgtgtggtgaagatggagcatagccagactatatgattttgtaggaataactttctttggccatgttattttcaaaagacatgattgctttattagtaggcttgaagtattattgtttttatgtcaaatgatagactattgctttgaatcactcgtatcttaatattcatgccatgattagattacatgatcaagattatgctaggtagcattccacatcaaaaattatctttttatcatttacctactcgaggaagagcaggaattaagcttggggatgcagatacgtctccgtcgtatctataatttttgattgttccatgccaatattctacaactttcatatacttttggcaactttttatactatttttgggactaacatattgatccagtgcccagtgccagttcttgtttgttgcaggttttttgtttcgcagaatatccatatcaaacggagtccaaacgggataaaaactgacggagatttttttttgcaatatatatgatttttgggaagaaaaatccacgcgagacagtgcccgaggtggccacgaggcagggggcgcgcctgtcccccctgggcgcgcccctgaccctcgtgggccacccgtaaggcagttgatacccttctttcgccgcaagaaagctaatatccggatagagatcctgtaaaaatttcagcccaattggagttacggatcttcgggaatataagaaacggtgaaagggaagaatctgagaacgcagaaagagagagagagacagagagacagatccaatctcggaggggctctcgcccctcccgtgtcATGGAGGCCATGggctagaggggaaacccttctcccatctagggaggaggtcaaggaagaagaagaaggaggggggctctctcccccacgcttctggtggcaccggagtgccaccgggggccatcatcatcaccgcggtctacaccaacacctccgccatcttcaccaacatctccatcaccttcccccctctatctacagcggtccactctcccgcaacccgctgtaccctctacttgaacatggtgctttatgcttcatattattatccaatgatgtgttgccatcctatgatgtctgagtagattttcgttgtcctgtcggtggttgatgaattgatataattgatttaatttgcttgtggttatgttgttgtcatttggtgcccatcatatgattgcgcgcatggatcacaccctagggttagttgtatgttgataggactatgtattggagggcaagtgtgacagaagcttcaacctagcataaaaattgatgcatgcgggattgaagggggaccaatatatcttaatgctatgattgggttttaccttaatgaacgttagtagttgcggacgcttactaatagttccaatcataagtgcatagtattccaagtcagggatgacatgctagcagtggcctctctcacataatacttgttatcggtctagtaaagtagtcaattgcttaaggggcaatttcgcaactcctaccaccatttttccacagtcgctatatttactttattgcttctttacttacaacagcccctactttttatttacataatctttattatcttgcaaacctatccaaaaacacctacaaagtacttctagtttcatacatgttctaggtaaagcgaacgtcaagcgtgcgtagagttgtatcggtggtcgatagaacttgagggaatatttgttctacctttagctcctcgttggattcgacactcttacttatcaaaaactgttgtgatcccctatatttATGGGTTATCAGTGTTGTCAGACATGCCTCGATCATGTAGCCCATCCTCGGGGTCATCTGCTTGTGAGGATTGGGGTTCGAGGTTGCTCCCTCTTGTGCCGGTTGGATGGCCATACAACCAGATCTGGCAGATACCATTTGAACTCGTGGTCCACGATGGTCGGAGTGGCAACTATGATGGCATGCCCAATGTGGTCACGAGGGTTGTAGTAGCCATGCAATGGACCAAAAATGTACAATTAGGTGTGTGATTTATCTGCAAATTCAATGCCGGAGGCCGTGATCCCATGATCTGCATCCCCATTAGGCGCCCTCTGCTAGGACACACAGATGGCGTTGCGGTTCTGCGTGTTGCTGGCATCGACAGCACGACAACTGACATGTGGTGGTGGTGTCTGATGCAGGTTTGTCACCAGTTGCCACTTTGTGAGAACGGTGCGGGCCACCAAAGCATCCTGAATTAGGATTTTGGCATTGTCATTAACCTTTCTTCTCTAATGGATCACATAATAGTGGAGGCAACGAACACATGATGACTTTGACTTGGTTGTGCTTTATGAGTACCTGGTCTCGAGCTTCGGGGGCAATGGTGGTGTTTTTGCACCGTAGCTTGTTGAAGGCATTGCCTGACGTTTGCTCCGACTTAATCTTCAGGATGAAAACTCACGATCTGACCTTTGGTGGCTAGATTCGACAACTACAATGTTTACTCGTCGTTCCTTTCAGAAGATGTTGCTGTTGAAGAACATTTATCACATTTCTTGTGTTGTCATAAGATGGTTGATATTGATGGTAGTTGTTGTATTGCCTCGATCACTTCGAGTTTTTTTCTCTATCTTAGGCATAGTTTTGACCTTGTATGCCTTTGTTATTTGCAGGCGTGAATGTGCGTTGTTGTTGGCTAAGTGCATCCTAGTCATGGAGACGCCAGGTTTACTCATTGATTTTTATATCATTTTGATGCTATATTGTGAGTCAATAAAAATACTGTTTTATACGTATTATAAAAAAAAAAGTGCGTGCCACTCTTCATGCACCAGCGCGCCGATGCTTTCCACGGCGAAAGGCACCGTGCACCGGCCTACACAAAGGGCATCGACCAAATTTTTGGACCATCATGGGAATCAAGATGATGGAAATATGGAATGTACGCGACCACCCAACCACCGTGTGGATTAGCACGTCAGGATCACTAAAGCCCGTCCTGGTCTGAGACTCGAAAGAGGTCTGAGGCGTGCACCACAGCGAGGTCTCCCTCCAACGAAAATGGCGCGCACTCTTCATCTCTTCCTCCCGCTTCTCTgcggcctcgccgccgcccgcggctcGGTGGGCTTCCGAGCGGACCTTAACCACCCCTACGCCGGCAGCTCGCTCTCTACGGCCCATGTCATCGGCCATGCTGCCCGCGCCAGCAAGGCCCGGGCGGCGAGGATCAACGCGAGGCTCGCGCGCGCCCTGGGCAAAGGCGGAGACATCTCGGCAGCTCGCGTGCCGCTCGCCCCGCTCGGCGACGAGGGCCACTCGCTGACTGTGGGCATCGGCACGCCGCCGCAGCCGCGTACGCTCATCGTCGACACGGGCAGCGACCTCATCTGGACGCAGTGTGAGCTGTCGCGCGGCCGCGCGGCGAGGCAGCGCGAGCCGCCGCTCTACGATCCCCGCaagtcctcctccttctccttcctcccctgcGGCAGCAGGCTGTGCCAGGAGGGCCAGTTCAGCGGCAAGAACTGCACCGGGAGAAGGTGCATGTACGACGAGCTGTACGGCAGCGCCGAGGCGGACGGCGTCCTCGCGTCCGAGACCTTCACCTTCGGCGAGCAGCGCAGAAAGGTCTCCCTCCCCCTCGGCTTCGGATGCGGTGCGCTCTCGGCTGGGAGCCTCGCCGGCGCCTCCGGCCTCATGGGCCTCAGTCCGGGGACCATGTCACTCATATCGCAGCTGTCCGTGCCAAGGTTCTTCTACTGCCTCACCCCTTTCGCGGAGCGCAAGACCAGCCCGATGCTGTTCGGTGCCATGGCCGACCTGCGCAAGTACAACACGACGGGACCGATCCAGACCACCGCCATACTGACGAACCCGGCAGAGGACACCTTCTACTACTACGTGCCGCTGGTCGGCCTCTCGCTCGGGGCCAAGCGGCTGGGCGTGCCGGCGGCCAGCCTCGCGATAAAGCCCGACGGCAGCGGCGGCACCATCGTCGACTCCGGCAGCACAATCGCGTACCTCGCGGGGACGGCGTTCGAGGCCGTGAA encodes the following:
- the LOC123108091 gene encoding aspartic proteinase nepenthesin-1 — its product is MARTLHLFLPLLCGLAAARGSVGFRADLNHPYAGSSLSTAHVIGHAARASKARAARINARLARALGKGGDISAARVPLAPLGDEGHSLTVGIGTPPQPRTLIVDTGSDLIWTQCELSRGRAARQREPPLYDPRKSSSFSFLPCGSRLCQEGQFSGKNCTGRRCMYDELYGSAEADGVLASETFTFGEQRRKVSLPLGFGCGALSAGSLAGASGLMGLSPGTMSLISQLSVPRFFYCLTPFAERKTSPMLFGAMADLRKYNTTGPIQTTAILTNPAEDTFYYYVPLVGLSLGAKRLGVPAASLAIKPDGSGGTIVDSGSTIAYLAGTAFEAVKRAVLEAVRLPVFNGTVEGYELCFALPSGAAMAAVKTPPLVLHFDGGAAMALPRDNYFQEPRAGLMCLAVARSPEDLGASISVIGNVQQQNMHVLFDVRNQKFSFAPTKCHDI